The genomic region GAGCCGAAGAATGAATTCCGCAAACAAGAAAACACTCACACAggcaatattaattttaaaagatagagaTACACAGTTCTCAGCATAGACAATGAGAGGATGTGAAGTAACCACAAAGACAGGAATAACAGCAGATTTGCATCTTTATTAGAATTGATCTGTTCTTATTCGGTTTGCTCAGGGCCTGAGGTGTGTGATTTCTGACCAATCAGTTTAAATGTGCCAATGTCCAGTGTGTCGTTTTTATGCTTTTCTTGGATCCCCCAGTTTCTGTTTCTCCAGACGTTGTGCTGCCATCTATCGACCCTTTCTGAAGACCCCAGATCATTATTTAAAGACCAAATGCATCTTTAAGAGGTAATGCAGAtcctaatagaaaataaaataactcaaaCAATTGAAGTGGGGACACCTACAACCATTTTTACATTCCAAAATAGTTACAACTTCCTATCAgtgaaaaatgtatatatcacacttttaaaaatatttattcatgtatttacttatttttggctgtgctgggtcatagttgcagggagcaggggttaCACTCCAGTTGTGGTGttcccactgcagtggcttctcttgtgggagACAGACTCTAGGcccccaggcttcagtagttgccgtgtgggctcagtagttggggctcacgGACTTGGTTGCTCAAGGACATgttgaatcttcccagaccagggatcaaaccactatcccctgcattgacaggtacattcttaaccactggaccaccagggaagtcccatgcatagatttttaaaaaacaaatcaatagTAATATTTTATCGAGGTGGTATTCACATGACATGGAAGTACTAATGATAGCTTTGGATGTGCACACTTTTAGAAGATGAGATAGAGGAAACTAAATGATGTTGGATGATACAGTAATGTGGACCTGGAGCCTCCCTCTTGTGGAGGAAAGAGGAGGTGCTGTTGACAGTTCTAGACCACAGGACAGTGGGAGGAGAACTGGGGAGATGACTCTTGGCCCCACCAGTGTGGGCACCAGACAGACATTCGGGAAAAggccttctccttttttttctccaggaAGGGTGAGTTTTTGCAACATGATACCTAGTATCTGATTGAAGCTATTTCCTGTCCTCAAGGACCATTCTTTCCTGCTATCCCCAATACATACACAAAATACAATTGTATGTAGTGCTGGGGAAATGAAGGAAGATATCTaccagaaaacattttaaaacattcccaagatggtactgataactctatatgcaagacagcaaaatagacacagatgtatagaacagtcttttggactctgtgggagaaggcaagggtggggtgatctgagagaataaaattgaaacatgtatattatcatatatgaaacagattgccagtccaggtttgatgcatgagacagggtgctcagggctggtgcactgggatgaccctgagggatgggatggggagggtggtgggaggggggttcaggatggggaacacatgtacacccatggctgattcatatcaatgtatggcaaagacGACTACAATATTGTAACGTAATTACAATAAtccaactaaaataaacaaataaaacatccCCATGGATAATtgcatcaaagagaataaaatactcaggaataaatTTCATCAAGGAGAAGAGACATAAgccattgatgaaagaaactgaagaagacacaagaaatggaaagatatacatgCTCACAGATTAGAAGAATGAATATTGGGAAAATGTCCATTGTACCTTGCAATACAGATTCTATTCAATCCTTATCTAGAATACGCATGGCATTTTGAACAGGGCCGGAACAAATAACCCTCAAATTTTTATGACACCATCAAAGAACTcgaatagtcaaaacaatcttgagaaagaagaacaaagcttgaGGCATGATACTCTCTGATGTCAACCCTACTACAAAGCTGTAGCAATTGAATACAGTCATTAACACTGTCATCATTGTATATGTTGGCAGATGGTAACTAGGTCCTGTCAGGGTGATCAAATATATTTGGTGGTGCAGCAttctgttgtacacctgaaactaacataaatatatatatcatctgtactttaattttaaaaagatattgagATATGCAAAGATTCCATAATTGGACAGCCAGCACACTGCatacaaatgaaaacactgaTGAGAGGatctcataaaataatttttagactcttgcacagcaaagaagagagagagaagagggggaaaGAAAGTCACAAGTCAAAAGACTCACTTGGTAAAGGGACAATTagaagtttggaattaacatgcacacactattatatataaagtaggtaaccaacaaggacaaactatatagcacagggaacattACTTGGCACCTTGTAGTAAGCTATGATGGAAAACAacctgaaaagaatatgtatgttttatatattatatacggaaaagaacctgaatagaatatatatacataaaactgaatcactttgctacactgtggaactaacacaacattataaatccattaacttcaattttttaaaatacacatacagAATAAAGAATTCAAGttacttttttttcaaaaaagactgcccaatttttattattaaatgagcAAGAAATCAAACAGGAATTTCACCAAAGCAAATATTCAAATGGTTCAACATCATTGCGCGGAagggaaataaatgcaaagggCAATGAGATACTACCACAATGGAGTGCAGCGCTGAAAAGTGAGCCTGCAGGCAACACAAGTGGTGCTGAGGATGTAGAAAGTTCAGAGCCCTCGTATATGATGCTGGGATGGAAATTCACTTGGCTAATCAAGAGAACTCCTTGAGGCTGCCTTCTAGAATTAAATAGATGTCAGCCTTATGACGAAACACATCCATACCCACCAGGAAAGAAGTGCTGTGCTGCTGTGATCTGCTtgttccttcagtcatgtctggcactttgcgaccccatagactgtatcccgccagactcctctgtccatggggattctccaggcaagaatactggaagtcagttgccatgccctcctccaagggatttccccAACGCAGGGGTCAAACCCcagtctctcgcattgcaggaggattctttaccggttgagtcaccagggaagtccaagaacactggagtgggtagtctatcccttctccaggggaacttcctaacccaggaattgaactgcgtctccagcattgcaggcagattctttaccaactgagctacctgggaagaccAGAGAAGCGCTAGCCTTCCTATTTTCATCACAACGTTCATATCAAAGTGGTTTTGAAAGAGCCAAAATTGGGAAACAAATGCAATGTCAGAGAGTATTTTAGGCTTGATACATGACTGGAGGTGTAGTCCcacagaaaatattatttgaaaggcAATAATTATAGCAAAACCAAAAAATCCTTGATACATGTAAAAACACTGATAGCCTGAAAAACAAAGTACTGAGACATAGCACACAGTCTGGCTCACAGATCTAtcaggagagaaaaaggagagccTGACACTCAAGGTTGCAAAGCATCTGACCTGCTTTCTCTCAACCACTGTTGTGTCTCTGCTGCTCCTGGATCTTCCTGCCAAGCTGGAGACATAGGTGCCTCTCCCCTCACCCTACAGGCTGTCACACCTCTTAGCACATCACCATCTGAGCTGCCCACCTCCTTCTCTTTACTGTGAGAACTGCTCCTCCCGCTTCCAGTCTCAGCCCAGCCCCCTTCTTTCTGACAGTGTAAGCTGACCACCAGGGGGAGGtgggaagaatctgcttgctgaaATTTGTGGTATAAGCATGGTGTGTATATACAAACACCTCCATCCAACTGTACTCTTCAGAACTGCAACTTTGCTCAATTTAAGGTAGGCatcaaaaagaaacaggaaacctTCATGGAAACAGATCAACCGAAAATATTGGTGCAATAAGagattattttgctttaaaaagtctCAGAGGAAAACCAAATGGTAAGATCGATTTTCATATTTGTATATCacttaatcggagaaggcaatggcaccccactccagtactcttgcctggaaaatcccacggatggtggagcctggtaggctgtagtccatggggtcgctaagagtcggatagactgagcgacttcatgttcacttttcactttccactttcatgcattggagaaggaaatggcaacccactccaatgttcttgcctggagaatccctgggacgggggagcctggtgggctgccgtctatggagtcacacagagtcggacatgactgaagtgacttagcatagcatagcatagcatattgcTTAATAAAATGCTTAAATTATAAATGTGAATTTATTCCAGTTATGAAGAAGTAGGTGACTTGacaccagaaagaaaaactgtgTTACTGATTCTACTCTGTGTGGACCTCCACATTGATAGGAAGTTGAAGACTGGAAACTCAGGTGTTAACCAAATCACTTTTGGGTCATGAGGGGAGAAGGTCATATAGGGCTTGACATGGAGGGAGAGGATCAGGGCGGGAGGGCGGGTTCAGGCAGGACCAAGAGCAGAAGCAGGTAGTAGATGGTGAGTGGGCTTCAGAAACATGAGGTAATAGTGGGCGGGGCTCGGTGTATTCAATACccgtattttattttctattccttaTGATGATTTCACATCTTAAAAATCATGATGGTCCATAAAGGACACTGCCTCCAAGGGTCAACCAAACTCTTAGAAACAGAAAAGGGCTCTAACAAGACCTCGTCCTTCAAATGAAAACCAACCAATCCATACCCCATAATGCCCAATCATCCCCTTTGATCCACCCGTCAGTCCCAAATTCACTATTTCCCTTACCCTAAATCACCCACTAAAGACAACAGCTACTGTAGGTCACCCCTTCAACCCAGAGCCCAAAAGAATCATTCTCAGGAGAAGATCCTAAAGAATTCTCCCTTTCCAGTTTTGcctccttctttgggattggaatgaaaactgacattttccagtcctgaggccactgctgagttttccaaatttgctggcatattgagtgtagcactttcacagcatcatcttttaggatttgaaatagctcagctggaattccatcaacactactagctttgttcatagtgatgcttcctaagggcccaCTTGccttgcactccaagatgtctggctctagttgataGATTGctccatcatggttatctgggtcattaagatcttttttgtacagttctgtgtattcttgccacttcttcttaatatcttctgcttctgttaggtccataccatttctgtcctttattgtgctcacctttgcatgaaatgctctcttggtatctctaactttcttgaagagatctctaggctttcccattctattgttttcctccatttcttagCATTCTTCACtaatgaaggctttcttatctctccttgctattctttggaactctgcattcagatgtatatctttccttttctcctttgccttgagcttctcttcttttctcagctatttgtaaggcctcctcagacaaccattctccctttttgcatttaattttcttggggatggttttgatcactgccccctgtacaatgttatgaatttCCGTCCATAGTTTTCAGGCCCTCTGtgtatcaaatctaatcccttgaatctatttctcacttccactgtataatcagtcatagggatttgatttaggtcatatctgaatggtctagtggttttctctgctttcttcaatttaagtctggtttttacaataaggaattcatgatctgagccacagtcagctcccagtcttgcttttgctgactgtatagagcttctccatcttcagagggaaagaatataatcaatctgatttcagtattgactatctggtgatgtccttgtgtagagttgtctcttgtgttgttggaagaagatgtttgctatgatcagtgtgttctcttggcaaaactctgttagcctttgccctgcttcattttgtactccaagaccaaacttgcctgttactccaggtatctcttgacttgcacttttgcattccagtcccttttaatgaaaaggacatctttcttggtgttagttctagaagatcttttaggtcttcatagaaccattcaacttcagcctcctcagcattactggtcggggcatagacttggattactgtgatattgaatggcttgccttagaaacaaaccgacatcattctgtcagttttgagattgcaccaagttctgcattttggacacttttgttgactatcatgGCTACTCTGTATCTTCaaagggattcttgaccacagtagtagatgtaatgctcatctgaattaaatttgcccattccagtctattttagttcacagattcctaaactgttgatgttcactcttgccatctcccgtttaaccacttccaatttaccttgattcacggacctaacattccatgttcctatgcaatatcgttctttacagcatcagactttactttcatcccTGGatacatccacaattgggtattagtttttgctttggctccatcccttcattttttctggagtaatttctcccctcttctccagcagcatattgggcacctgccgatttggggagttcatctttcagtgtcctatctttttatctttgcatattgttcatggggttctcaaggaaagaataccgaagtggtttgccattcccttcgtcAGAGGACCACATTTTATAGGAACTCTCCCCCAAGTTCCATCCATCTTGCATGGCCCTACAaagcatggctcacagtttcattgaattagacaaggttgtgatccacataatcagtttgattagttttctgtaactggttttcattctgtctgctatctgctggatgaggataagagacttgtgcaagcttcctgatgggagggactggctgtgggtaaAACAGTTAAAGTGTTTGGGTAAACAGTTAAAGctaagtttggaaaactcagcagtgggcataggactagaaaaggtcagttttcattccaatcccaacgaagggcaatgccaaagaatgttcaaattaccacataattgcactcgtttcacatgctagcaaagtaacgctcaaaattctccaagctaggtttcaacactatgtgaactgagaacttccagatgttcaagctggatttagaaaaggcagaataaccagaaatcaaattgccaacatcgattggatcatagaaaaagcaagggctttccagaagaatatctacttctgcttcactgactacgctaaggCCTTTGACTTTCGACTttgttgtggatcacaacaaactgtggaaaattcttcaagagatgggactaccagactaccttacctgcctcttacAAAAtgtgtttgcaggtcaagaagcaacagttagaaccaaacatggaacaacagactggtacaaaattgggaaaggagtacgttaaggctgtatattgtcaccctgcttatttaatttatatgcagagtacattacagagaaggcaatggcaccccactccagtactcttgcctggaaaatcccatggatggaggagcctggtaggctgcagtccatggggtcgctgagggtcagacatgactgagctacttcactttcattttcacttacattttacattttacattacagagaaggaaagggcaacccactccagtgttcttgcctggagaatcccagggacgggggagcctggtgggctgccgtctatggggttgcacagagtcggacacgactgaagtgacttagcagcagagtacattatgcgaaatggcaggcttgatgaagcacaagctggaatcaagattgctgggacaaatatcaataacctcaaatatgcagattacaccatcctaatggcagaaagagaggcggaactaaagagcctctacatgaaggtgaaagaggagagtgaaaaagctggcttaaaagtcaacattcaaaaaactaagatcacagcatctgtttccatcacttcatggcaaatatatggggaaacaatggaaacagtgacagactttatttttttggactccaaaatcactgcagatggtgactgcagccatgaaactaaaagatgcttgatccttggaaaaaAGGCTATATTTCCTtccaaagctagacagcatattgaaaagcagagacattattttgctgataaagatccatctagttaaagctatggtttcttcagtagtcatgtatggatgtgaaagctggactataaagaaagctgagcgccaaagaagtgatgcttttgaactgtggtgttggagaagattcttggaagtcccttggactgcaaggagatccaaccagtccatactaaaggaaatcaatcctgaatattcattgcaaggactgatgctgaatctaaaactccaatactttggccaccagatgccaagagtcaattcattagaaaaggtcctgatgctgtgaaagattgaagatggaaggagaagggaacgacatggttggatggcatcaccaactcaatgaaaaagagtttgagcaagctctgagagatggtgaaggacatggaagcctggcatgctgcgctGTAAAGAGTCAAACCAACTGAGAATTGAACGACAACAACAAGCCTTGTCTCTCCAGTGGAAACTCGAAAAAGGCTTCCCCACACCTGCTCCTGCTCCTTGAGCACAACCTCGTGCTCCCCCCTGGGCCCTGCCCTGATGAGGGACCATGTATTCTTGGAAAATGAAAGTAATAAAAGTCTCTTTTCAATGGAATTTACTCTTTGTGTCATAACACAGTCATCTCtacaaattaaaaagttaaaacccCTGGGTGGAAATGAGACAGATTTGGAATCAAGAGTTTCCAGGGAGAAGCAGACAGTGATGTCCCCACATCTGTCTTCTGGGCTCTGCATCCTCGGGTGAATCTCGTCATGACGGGAGCCAGGCTCAGCCACACCCCTCAGCCCAGCTCCCTAGTGGCCGCCACACCTGCAGAGCCAACAGAGTCTCAGGTCAGAGAAACAGACCCATTTCATTCATTCTGGGCTCTGCCTCAAGGCATgtgcaatcttagttccccaaccccgGATCGAactcctgccccctgcagtggaaactcacAGGCTCAACCACTGGACCGACATGGAAGTCCCTGGAGAATCACACAGTTTAGCTCCAGGCAGGACAGGACCGCCCAGCCCCACCGGCAACTCCAGAGCCATTCCCTGGACTTCCGCGCAGGGGGACAGGGGTGCTCACCTGGTGTAGTAGGTCCAGGTGAGGCCATAGGTGAGGAGGAAGCCAGCCCCCATGAGGGCCCCTCTGATCAGGGTGAGGACCAGGGGCCAGGAGCCCTGCTGCTCCTCAGTCTCACAGCTGCAGGGAGGGGGGCtttctggggaagggagagggggtgAAGCTCAGTCCCCAGACCCAGCCCTCCCAAAGGCACACACCTGCCCCGGCTGCCCGCCCCCAGCACCTGCCCTGCAACTCACTCTGCACAGAGAGGCTGAAGGAAACTTGCTGGGAGCCCAGTGGGTGCTGAGCTCGGCAGGTGATTTCTCCTCCATCTCCGACCCCGACACGGGGTATCTCCAGGACCCCGGGGGCTGAGCGCTGGGAGGGACTCAGGGATTTTCCCTCCCAGAGCCAGCTCAGCGTGGCAGGGGGGTTGCTGTCGGCCACACAGACCAGGCGCAGGAACTGGCCCTCCAGGATGGGCAGTGACGTGCCATTCAGATCTGGGTGAGAGATGCACGGATGAGTGGGTGGAGCCAAGGGCTGTCTCACCCTCGCTCCGCCCACTTCCTGATACAGAAAGACTGCCGGGTGACAAGGACCCAGGATGAGCTCACTGAGGCCGATGAGGCAACAGTCCTGGTGGTCTTTGCAGGCTCCCAGAAGAAATGGGAGCTGATCTGAGGATGGAAGGGAGAGAAGTGGGTGGGAAGCTGACGGGAAGATGTGCCAAGAGAGAGACAGCCTGCAAGATGGGGAGAAAGGCACGTGGTCTGCATCGTGGCAGAGAGGACCCAGAGCAACAGAGACACGAtaagagtgggagagagaagggaggggcagATGTGCTGGAGCCCTGACAGCAGGACTGAGAGCGCTGGGCTTTGCTTCAAGGTGACGGGCAAGCAGTAGGAGCCTGTGAGAAGGGGAAGCTTCAGTGTCGGTGCGGACTCTCAGGACCCTGCTGGGGCCAGGTGGGGCCCTGGACTGCACATGAGACAGGAGGCGGGGAGGCTGAGGGAGGAGGCTGATCAGTGTGGCCCAGGGTCCAAGACAAGACTGCAGCTGGCTCTGGGGCCAAGGACATGGAAAGGGGGAAGTGATTTGAGCAGTGAAGCTCTGCAGAAGTCCCTGAGTCATGGGTGCAGCTGGTGAGAAAGGGTGATGGGTAGAGGGCCGTCCAACCACAGCCCGGTTAAGTGGGGGACAGGGTGCAGTTGACAGGCATCAGCAAGAGGTGgttctgtgcatgctcagtcaagagtcatgtctgactctttgggactctataatctgtaacctgccaggctcctctgttcattgaattttccaggcaagaatactggagtgggttgccatttcctgctccagggaatcatcccaacccagggttccaaCCCCTTTCTccggcatctcttgcatttcaggtagatttttactgtctgagccaccagggaagcccaggaaacagGGGTGGCTCCTGGCAAAGATGGTGAGGGCGCAGGTCATAGGAGATGAGGACagacagaaaattttttttacaaagagcAGAACATACACAGTAATACAAATCACAGAGACAAAAGTGGAATGCTGGTTCCCAGGGGCTGAAAGGGGAAGGGGGTGCGGAGGCTATATCTGATGGGTTTCAAGTTTCAATTCTGCAGAATGGACAGGGTTGTGTGGATGGGTTGCACAACACCCTGCCTAGATGGACTTCCCGCAGCTGGGCTCTACCCTTAAAAGTGGTGAAGATGGTAACTCTGATCTTCTGTGTGGTTTCTCAcagttaaaactaaaattttaaactaagaaaaggaaagggagcaGGCAAAAGTAATAGTTCATGGATGCGAGAcattggggagagaggaggacagGTCCGGAAGAGTGAGGGCCTATCTCATCTCCAAGCCCTCAGCCCTGAGCTGGCAGAGACCTGCTGCCATCACAGCCCCAGAGGAGAGACCATCCTTCCTACCTGTCAAGCTTTCCTGAGATATTCTCATGGTCACCAACCGTGGAGCATCTGGGAGGAAAAtgggagaggcagggaggcatCAGTGCTCCACCCCAGGAGCCACCTGAGAGGATGAGCTTTATTCCCCCAATCTCAGCTGGAAAGGGATGCAGGGACACCACCCGCCTCCTGCCAACACCGCCCCCAGGGACCCCGCCGCCCCTCCACACTTACAGGAGACGTTGAGCCGGACGGTTGTCTCCAGGGTCACCTGAGATCCTTGGAGTGTCACCCGACAGGTAAGGTTGGTGCCGTGGTCCTGGGGCCTTGGGGTGAGGGTGAGCTCTGAGGAGTGGAGGGTGTCTGGGTTCATGATGTCAActgcctcccccacccaggaGAACAGGAGAGGGTGTCCCTCACCAGATGCTAGTGACAGGGTGCAGGTCAGCTTTGTGGGGCGACCAGCCTCCAGAGGTTCCGGAAACAAGATGTAGGGTTTCCATGGTGGGgctgaggaagagagagggaaatgCCTGGGCCCCATGAGGGCATGGGGACCCAGAGGAGGACCCTCAGAGGGACCCGTGCTAAAGGCCACAGCTCACTCCCAGTCCTGGGTCTCTTCTGCACTCGCACATCCCAAGACCTGGGGTGGTCCTACGTCCTGTTCCTATTCTAACAGGAAGGTCCCCACGTCCCAGGGTCCTCTCCTGGGCTCCTGCCATACCTGTCACCTGCAAATTCAGCTTCTTATCTCTGTAACTGTATTTCACATCGTCTCTTTCCACCCGGAAATAGTAGACTCCTGTGTCGCTCATCCTGGCGTCTCTGATGCTCAGGGAGCAGTCGTTGTCgctggggtccctgaggaggcGGAATCGGCCCCGGGTCTCCATCTTCACTCGCCTCTTCGGGTTGTTGGTGGCCACAGGATCACTGTGTGGGCCATCCCCTTCCCGGAACCAATAGATGAAGGGTTCCATAGAGGAATACCAGGAGCTCCAAGGGTAGGAGAAGTTGCAGGGCACGAGGACGCCCAGGCCTGCCTGCACGGTCAGGGATTCCTGCACTCGGAGCCTGTACCCTGGATTCTCCTGCAGGGATTCTGCGGACACGGAGGCTGAGCTGCAGCTGCAGGCCCCTCCCCACCTGAGCCGCCCCTCCTCCACCGGTGACCCCCCTCCTCCCACGCCGCTCACCCCCCCACAGCAggggcagcagaagcagcaggggcACCATATCCGAGTCCCCCGGGGTCCAAGTCTCTCTGTTGCGGAAGTTAGTGCCCCGAATGTGGGGTGGGAACCAGGAAGCCCCAACAGGAAGTCAGTTGCTGCCAGAACAGAAGGGAAACTCGGAAGCTAAAGgctgtggggttggggtgggggctgcagtgtcatgccacccctcaccccccaccgcCTCCCCATCCCCCCTATACCGCAGGGGGTGATCATGGG from Bos javanicus breed banteng chromosome 18, ARS-OSU_banteng_1.0, whole genome shotgun sequence harbors:
- the LOC133229708 gene encoding sialic acid-binding Ig-like lectin 14 isoform X2 codes for the protein MVPLLLLLPLLWGESLQENPGYRLRVQESLTVQAGLGVLVPCNFSYPWSSWYSSMEPFIYWFREGDGPHSDPVATNNPKRRVKMETRGRFRLLRDPSDNDCSLSIRDARMSDTGVYYFRVERDDVKYSYRDKKLNLQVTAPPWKPYILFPEPLEAGRPTKLTCTLSLASGEGHPLLFSWVGEAVDIMNPDTLHSSELTLTPRPQDHGTNLTCRVTLQGSQVTLETTVRLNVSYAPRLVTMRISQESLTDLNGTSLPILEGQFLRLVCVADSNPPATLSWLWEGKSLSPSQRSAPGVLEIPRVGVGDGGEITCRAQHPLGSQQVSFSLSVQKSPPPCSCETEEQQGSWPLVLTLIRGALMGAGFLLTYGLTWTYYTRCGGH
- the LOC133229708 gene encoding sialic acid-binding Ig-like lectin 14 isoform X3 — translated: MVPLLLLLPLLWGESLQENPGYRLRVQESLTVQAGLGVLVPCNFSYPWSSWYSSMEPFIYWFREGDGPHSDPVATNNPKRRVKMETRGRFRLLRDPSDNDCSLSIRDARMSDTGVYYFRVERDDVKYSYRDKKLNLQVTELTLTPRPQDHGTNLTCRVTLQGSQVTLETTVRLNVSYAPRLVTMRISQESLTDLNGTSLPILEGQFLRLVCVADSNPPATLSWLWEGKSLSPSQRSAPGVLEIPRVGVGDGGEITCRAQHPLGSQQVSFSLSVQKSPPPCSCETEEQQGSWPLVLTLIRGALMGAGFLLTYGLTWTYYTSLTFAGHQPL
- the LOC133229708 gene encoding sialic acid-binding Ig-like lectin 14 isoform X1, producing the protein MVPLLLLLPLLWGESLQENPGYRLRVQESLTVQAGLGVLVPCNFSYPWSSWYSSMEPFIYWFREGDGPHSDPVATNNPKRRVKMETRGRFRLLRDPSDNDCSLSIRDARMSDTGVYYFRVERDDVKYSYRDKKLNLQVTAPPWKPYILFPEPLEAGRPTKLTCTLSLASGEGHPLLFSWVGEAVDIMNPDTLHSSELTLTPRPQDHGTNLTCRVTLQGSQVTLETTVRLNVSYAPRLVTMRISQESLTDLNGTSLPILEGQFLRLVCVADSNPPATLSWLWEGKSLSPSQRSAPGVLEIPRVGVGDGGEITCRAQHPLGSQQVSFSLSVQKSPPPCSCETEEQQGSWPLVLTLIRGALMGAGFLLTYGLTWTYYTSLTFAGHQPL